Genomic DNA from Cloeon dipterum chromosome 3, ieCloDipt1.1, whole genome shotgun sequence:
tttacaaaataaataatacgtGTCATATCCgagtataattaattataattaatttataatgttGAACATAATAGTgccttttcaatatttttgtattttatttaataatttttgcgcGCAATCATttcatagaaataaatttaagaggtTTAATAAAGtgcaatatatattattgCTGTTTTTGTGACTCTGCTAGAGCACTCAAATTGGATTAATTcttgtcattttaattagtCTGCGTTAAATACTTCCTTTACGATTCTcctaattttcttatttttctgtttgaaatatttacaaagttGGAACATGTCCAATGAAGTACCATCGACTGACGATGAAAAGGCGTATTAACTTTAGTAAGAAAGGTTAAAAGGCGCCATCTAGGGTTTCTCATCCCAAGCTATTATTCTTTcatttcaagttttaattcaGGCGGGAAAGAGGCGAGGAATAGAGCTAATTTTGCCatgcatttttcatattgCGTTGAATTCGATATTTTACATGACATTTCACTTTGTCAGTTCGATTGGTAGTGGCGATTGCCACTAACCTCCGACAAAAggttgaattttgatttttgaatcAATTGTAGAGTGGTTTATGCAACACTCAAATTTGTGTTATACATATTGTGATAAGTTACTGGCAATCGCTGCTACGACAATGAGGTACTcttttatttagattattttcaattgtatgGGAATAAATTCCTGAACACCAATAGGTGTCAACTTTTTTGGCgttgttttaaatatagcaGAGAAACCTTAATTGTTACATGGATGCAaaaactctttaaataaaCTTAAGCTCGTgtcgttttaaaattaaaacactttaTTTCCACCTATATTTACAATCAATTCAGAAGTTACAATATTCCTTACTATAATAAACTCAAACTTGTCATGGTTTTGGGGTCATATTTTTACATGTGTTTGGAGTCTCTAGTgatgaaaaagcaaaacaagTGACATAGAGTGAAAGCCAGAGCTGGCCAAAAAAGTGATGACTCGTTTAAGTTGTTTAACACAATGATAAATCAGTACACTGGACTAACGCATTGGTCCCATGCCCTCTGCGGGCACCTGTAGGTTAGTTCGCACTGGCCTTTGCGCCCTGTGGAGGCAGCCAATGCAACCTTCTTGCTCAACACTTTGGGGATGGCCGGGTGAGTTACTAACTGCCGCACGACTCTAAAACATGCACGAACCAAAGTAAATTCGATATCACGAGagctaaatttattactcACATCCTGAGCACCTTCATCTCCAGGTCAGGCAGCTCGGTTGCAGGATCGTAGGCTTCACATGCAATGCGTTGCAAGCAGCCTAGGTTTTTAGGGTCAGCCAGACCTGAGCAGGTGAAAATAGACGCTAGCAAGGCTTCTCCGCCATTTGATCTTTGGGGCAGTTTATGTTGctactcaatttaaaaattgacggTTAGAAGGAGATTATTACGTTATTGCCATGTTTGATTACCTCTTTGAGGAATTCCTGCAGAATAGCAATCTCTTGCATTCTCGACGAGCCGTTGCTCTCCTTCCTGAAAGGCGAGATTTCGTCAGCACGTGGTCCCAGATCTTCAAGAGCAGCCACGTCTTTTAAGTCGAAAGCTGGTGCCTCCCTGCGACGACGCCCTGCAACCCGCCAAACGTCTGCACAAACACCAAATAATTTGGACCAACATGCTAGTCttagtaaatacaaaattttccagaagTGCGATCTGGGAGAAGTGAAACCGATGTTTTAACTTTCCATCAAAGAATTTAAACAAGCTTTCATTGAACTGACCTGAGACAACGCCAAGCTGGAGCAGGATAGGGTTGGTGGCAAGGGCGGCAGCCGCGCCGAGCAGAGCGATTCCCGCCAGCGGCACCAGCACCCGCTTCAGGTTTTGATCCCTGGTTGGCACAAGACCATGGGGATGATGATGGGGGTGAGGATGGGGGTGCGGATGAGGATGAGGATGAATTTGTGGCTCATGTACCTCAGGGAAATGCACGTGGTGAGGGCTTCCTCCAGCAATCAGTCCCGCAGCGCCTGCTTCGTGATGAGGCAGTCCATCTGCTCTTTCAAGAATTACTTCATTcgacgttttaaatttaattttagaactCACGCGACGGCAAGAACTGCGTCTCGTACTTCACGGCGGGAGCATGGCCATGATGGGCTTGGTTTTCAGGCTGTGAGTAGTGCTCAAC
This window encodes:
- the LOC135938560 gene encoding uncharacterized protein LOC135938560 isoform X1 encodes the protein MWTRSFVVLCVVAGATSVVVQKKDKEPQSTGNEPRVAQLQFPEEHVRLQHVHLPQPLHQHLHHQMHANHVIPGSSAGSHGAHEATMGHHHPHPQGHGVAYQYVPIQYVPVAHAQAPAAPENVEHYSQPENQAHHGHAPAVKYETQFLPSHGLPHHEAGAAGLIAGGSPHHVHFPEVHEPQIHPHPHPHPHPHPHHHPHGLVPTRDQNLKRVLVPLAGIALLGAAAALATNPILLQLGVVSDVWRVAGRRRREAPAFDLKDVAALEDLGPRADEISPFRKESNGSSRMQEIAILQEFLKEQHKLPQRSNGGEALLASIFTCSGLADPKNLGCLQRIACEAYDPATELPDLEMKVLRIVVRQLVTHPAIPKVLSKKVALAASTGRKGQCELTYRCPQRAWDQCVSPVY
- the LOC135938560 gene encoding uncharacterized protein LOC135938560 isoform X2, translated to MWTRSFVVLCVVAGATSVVVQKKDKEPQSTGNEPRVAQLQFPEEHVRLQHVHLPQPLHQHLHHQMHANHVIPGSSAGSHGAHEATMGHHHPHPQGHGVAYQYVPIQYVPVAHAQAPAAPENVEHYSQPENQAHHGHAPAVKYETQFLPSHGLPHHEAGAAGLIAGGSPHHVHFPEVHEPQIHPHPHPHPHPHPHHHPHGLVPTRDQNLKRVLVPLAGIALLGAAAALATNPILLQLGVVSGRRRREAPAFDLKDVAALEDLGPRADEISPFRKESNGSSRMQEIAILQEFLKEQHKLPQRSNGGEALLASIFTCSGLADPKNLGCLQRIACEAYDPATELPDLEMKVLRIVVRQLVTHPAIPKVLSKKVALAASTGRKGQCELTYRCPQRAWDQCVSPVY